The following are encoded in a window of Arthrobacter sp. OAP107 genomic DNA:
- a CDS encoding DedA family protein: MRIPGAASSPADELTGIVGFAARAIDSLGEWGVGLFTFLETVFPPIPSEVILPLAGFLTRQGSLNLALVFVTSTLGAYLGALALYFLGAKVGLERSIRWLSKLPLVDREDIERADAWFRRHGRSAIFFGRLLPGVRSLISLPAGAERMHLGSFSIFTIAGSGIWNGVLIGFGVLLGRQYAMVEQYSRYLNYAVYAALAIFVIWLVVRHIRRGKPAPDRQ, from the coding sequence ATGCGCATTCCCGGTGCCGCCTCCAGTCCGGCAGACGAACTGACAGGCATCGTGGGCTTCGCCGCCCGGGCGATCGATTCGCTCGGGGAATGGGGTGTGGGACTCTTTACCTTCCTCGAGACGGTGTTCCCGCCCATTCCCAGTGAAGTGATTCTTCCGCTCGCCGGGTTCCTGACCAGGCAGGGATCCCTCAATCTGGCCTTGGTCTTCGTGACCAGCACGCTGGGGGCGTATCTGGGCGCCCTCGCGTTGTATTTCCTGGGTGCGAAGGTAGGGCTGGAGCGTTCGATCCGCTGGTTGTCCAAGCTGCCGCTGGTGGACCGGGAGGACATTGAGCGGGCGGACGCCTGGTTCCGCCGCCACGGCAGGTCGGCCATCTTCTTCGGCCGGCTGCTGCCCGGTGTGCGAAGCCTTATATCGTTGCCGGCGGGTGCCGAGCGGATGCACCTGGGCTCCTTCAGCATTTTCACGATCGCTGGCAGCGGCATCTGGAACGGCGTGCTGATCGGCTTCGGCGTGCTGCTGGGCCGCCAGTACGCGATGGTGGAGCAGTACTCGCGCTACCTCAACTACGCCGTCTACGCCGCCCTGGCCATCTTCGTGATCTGGCTCGTGGTCCGGCACATCCGGCGCGGGAAACCGGCACCGGACCGGCAGTAG
- a CDS encoding universal stress protein, with amino-acid sequence MDAHELHPDPARDGGARHARPEGIVVGVDGSDHGQCALVWAAREAERRRRPLHIVTAYSVPIFAASGLDGGYATVDDSVIREGAEAILQHAVDKVSGYNISVSSSVENGDASGVLLDLSETAELLVFGTRGRGGFVGRLLGSVSSALPAHAKCPTVTVPLICSDRLGETTQDKHIRAEQAKAGHGPVEKVVAVGVDGSEQARVAVLEAAEQAERLAAPLRVICAVPQYSGSLAWVPAPLDREALFADIQVQLKAGVAWLQSHFPRLAIETRLLDGSPVDVLVDASRHVELIVVGTRGRGGFTGMLLGSTSDGVLHHAKSPVMVVPDREDPRLADRASFGPMLGAS; translated from the coding sequence ATGGACGCACACGAATTGCATCCCGACCCGGCACGGGATGGCGGTGCCCGGCACGCGAGACCAGAAGGAATCGTGGTCGGCGTCGATGGTTCGGACCACGGCCAGTGTGCCCTCGTGTGGGCTGCCCGTGAAGCCGAACGCCGCCGTCGTCCCCTTCACATTGTCACCGCTTACTCGGTGCCCATCTTCGCCGCGTCCGGACTCGACGGCGGTTATGCCACCGTGGACGATTCGGTGATCCGCGAGGGCGCCGAGGCCATCCTGCAGCACGCCGTGGACAAGGTTTCCGGCTACAACATCAGCGTCAGTTCCTCGGTCGAGAACGGGGACGCTTCCGGGGTGCTGCTGGATCTGTCCGAAACCGCCGAGCTGCTGGTCTTCGGGACGCGCGGCCGGGGCGGCTTCGTCGGGCGGCTGCTCGGCTCCGTCAGCAGCGCGCTTCCGGCCCACGCCAAATGCCCCACGGTCACGGTTCCGCTGATCTGCTCCGACCGCCTCGGCGAAACCACCCAGGACAAACACATCCGGGCCGAGCAGGCCAAGGCCGGCCACGGTCCCGTGGAAAAGGTAGTGGCAGTGGGCGTGGACGGGTCCGAGCAGGCCCGCGTTGCCGTCCTGGAAGCTGCCGAGCAGGCCGAACGGCTCGCTGCGCCGCTGCGGGTGATCTGCGCGGTGCCGCAGTACAGCGGATCCCTTGCCTGGGTGCCGGCCCCGCTGGACCGGGAAGCGCTGTTCGCCGATATCCAGGTCCAGCTGAAGGCCGGAGTGGCGTGGCTGCAGAGCCACTTCCCGCGGCTGGCCATCGAGACCCGGCTGCTGGACGGTTCGCCCGTGGATGTGCTGGTGGATGCCAGCCGGCACGTTGAGTTGATTGTGGTAGGAACCCGCGGCCGCGGCGGCTTCACCGGCATGCTCCTGGGCTCGACGTCGGACGGCGTCCTGCACCATGCCAAGAGCCCCGTGATGGTGGTCCCTGACCGGGAAGACCCCCGGCTCGCCGACCGCGCCAGCTTCGGACCCATGCTCGGCGCCTCGTAG
- a CDS encoding FAD-dependent monooxygenase, whose protein sequence is MPGLSGAERTTTVVIGTGLPGLAIATELRRRGVDSIIVSRLESPGGQSPKAAHQRCDDAEAASIQERNEILRHLRNYASSHQLDIRSDTSAVLLDKMGPGAEASLHRWAVHTPDGVLLADHIVLTRCAHSQLRRMLTDLGISIGTNLVAAMRAIGIYLVGVGELITPTPKEVLRQAKVVGQAISAKVYPDSVPSVLTGSFPALPAI, encoded by the coding sequence ATGCCTGGTCTCAGCGGCGCAGAACGGACCACCACTGTGGTCATCGGCACCGGACTTCCCGGTTTAGCCATAGCCACGGAACTCCGACGCCGGGGCGTTGATTCAATCATCGTCAGCCGGCTGGAATCCCCCGGCGGTCAGTCCCCGAAAGCCGCCCACCAGCGGTGCGACGACGCCGAGGCAGCGTCCATCCAGGAGCGGAACGAAATTCTGCGGCACCTGCGCAACTACGCCTCAAGCCACCAGCTGGACATCCGCAGCGACACGTCCGCCGTGCTGCTCGACAAGATGGGGCCGGGGGCAGAGGCCTCACTGCACCGCTGGGCCGTGCACACCCCTGACGGCGTGCTGCTGGCCGACCACATTGTGCTCACACGCTGCGCCCACAGCCAGCTGCGGCGCATGCTCACGGACCTCGGCATCTCCATCGGCACCAACCTCGTTGCGGCCATGCGCGCCATCGGCATTTACCTGGTAGGCGTGGGTGAGCTCATCACGCCGACGCCGAAGGAAGTGCTGCGACAGGCCAAGGTGGTGGGCCAGGCAATCTCAGCGAAGGTCTACCCGGACAGCGTGCCGTCGGTCCTGACCGGAAGCTTCCCGGCACTGCCCGCCATCTGA
- a CDS encoding copper resistance CopC family protein: MRFPRQLLSAVLGALALVALLLTAGPASAHDVAESSSPADGATVATAPTKVSITFNNTPLGLGSEVKVTDAAGTDWTDGKVEIVDNVASQKLREGAPAGKYTVVWRVVSSDSHPIEGTFAFTATAAAAGAASAPVQTVGTPQPGATQATGTVPDSSEPFPWSIVVFAVVALGLLVTLGVLARRRLSIADEPAGAGSDGGAGEGPGGRQG, encoded by the coding sequence ATGCGTTTTCCCCGCCAGCTGTTGTCCGCCGTCCTTGGCGCGCTCGCACTTGTAGCCCTGCTCCTCACTGCCGGCCCCGCTTCGGCGCATGATGTAGCCGAGTCCAGCAGCCCGGCCGATGGCGCCACGGTAGCCACCGCTCCGACCAAGGTCTCGATCACGTTCAACAACACCCCGCTGGGGCTCGGCTCCGAGGTCAAGGTGACTGATGCCGCCGGAACAGACTGGACCGACGGCAAGGTGGAGATCGTGGACAACGTCGCCTCGCAGAAGCTGCGGGAAGGTGCGCCGGCCGGGAAGTACACGGTGGTGTGGCGCGTGGTGAGCTCGGACTCCCATCCGATCGAGGGCACGTTTGCCTTTACCGCCACGGCCGCTGCGGCGGGGGCAGCGTCGGCACCGGTCCAGACCGTCGGCACGCCGCAGCCTGGCGCCACGCAGGCCACGGGGACAGTCCCGGATTCCTCGGAGCCCTTCCCGTGGAGCATCGTGGTGTTCGCCGTCGTGGCTCTCGGCCTGCTGGTCACCCTCGGTGTGCTGGCCCGCCGGCGGCTCAGCATCGCCGACGAGCCTGCCGGTGCCGGCTCTGACGGAGGTGCCGGAGAGGGCCCGGGCGGGCGTCAGGGCTAG
- a CDS encoding NCS2 family permease, which translates to MLKQGSALDRYFKISERGSNLSREIRGGFATFFAMSYIVVLNPLILSGADSSGATLGFQAVAAVTAFVAGILTILMGAWAKHPFAMATGLGVNAFVAVTVATNPGLTWPDMMGLVVLSGVTMMILVLTGFRTAVFRAVPDGLKTAIVVGIGLFIALIGLVNAGFVRRIPDAAGTTVPVGLGFDGKLLGWPTLVFVFGLILTIALLVRNVKGAILIGIVASTVLAVILEVTLHIGPSFDGKNVNPQGWSLVAPKFTEWSAPDLSLIGKANPVGAFSHLGIVAAALLAFVILLSIFFDAMGTMVGLANEAGTVDKDGNIPNVDRVLQVDALGAIVGGGASVSSNQIFVESGAGIGEGARTGLASIVTGLLFLVAMFFTPLINLVPFEAVAPALVVVGFMMVAQIGKIHWQDWGIALPAFLTFTLMPFTYSIANGLGAGFISYVLIRSFQGRAREVHPLMWAVAAAFVVFFGIGPIEQALGM; encoded by the coding sequence ATGCTCAAGCAGGGCTCTGCACTGGACCGGTACTTCAAAATTTCCGAACGGGGGTCCAACCTCTCCCGCGAGATCCGCGGCGGTTTCGCCACCTTCTTTGCCATGAGCTACATCGTGGTGCTGAACCCCCTGATCCTGTCAGGCGCGGACTCCTCCGGCGCCACACTCGGTTTCCAGGCGGTTGCTGCCGTCACCGCCTTCGTTGCAGGCATCCTGACCATCCTCATGGGCGCGTGGGCCAAGCACCCGTTCGCCATGGCCACCGGCCTGGGCGTCAACGCGTTCGTGGCCGTGACCGTGGCCACCAACCCCGGACTGACGTGGCCGGACATGATGGGACTGGTGGTCCTTTCCGGTGTCACCATGATGATCCTGGTCCTGACCGGATTCCGGACCGCCGTGTTCCGGGCCGTTCCCGACGGACTCAAGACAGCCATCGTGGTGGGCATCGGTCTGTTCATCGCCCTCATCGGGCTGGTCAACGCCGGCTTCGTCAGGCGCATTCCGGATGCTGCCGGAACCACCGTGCCGGTGGGCCTCGGCTTCGACGGCAAGCTCCTGGGCTGGCCCACGCTGGTGTTCGTCTTCGGCCTGATCCTGACCATCGCGCTGCTGGTGCGCAACGTCAAGGGCGCCATCCTGATCGGCATCGTCGCCTCCACCGTCCTCGCGGTCATCCTCGAGGTCACCTTGCACATCGGCCCCAGCTTCGACGGCAAGAACGTAAACCCGCAGGGCTGGTCCCTGGTGGCTCCCAAATTCACCGAATGGTCGGCCCCTGACCTCTCCCTGATCGGCAAGGCCAACCCGGTCGGCGCCTTCAGCCATCTGGGCATCGTGGCCGCGGCCCTGCTCGCTTTCGTGATCCTGCTCAGCATCTTCTTCGATGCGATGGGCACCATGGTGGGCCTGGCCAATGAGGCCGGCACCGTGGACAAGGACGGCAACATCCCGAACGTTGACCGTGTGCTGCAGGTGGATGCCCTGGGCGCCATCGTGGGTGGCGGCGCCTCCGTGTCCTCCAACCAGATCTTTGTCGAATCCGGCGCGGGCATCGGCGAGGGTGCACGGACCGGCCTGGCTTCGATCGTGACCGGCCTGCTGTTCCTGGTGGCCATGTTCTTCACGCCGCTGATCAACCTCGTGCCGTTCGAGGCGGTGGCCCCCGCCCTGGTGGTGGTCGGCTTCATGATGGTGGCCCAGATCGGGAAGATCCATTGGCAGGACTGGGGCATCGCGCTGCCCGCCTTCCTGACCTTCACGCTGATGCCGTTCACCTACTCCATCGCCAACGGCCTGGGCGCCGGGTTCATCTCCTACGTCCTCATCCGCAGTTTCCAGGGCCGCGCCCGCGAAGTGCACCCGCTGATGTGGGCCGTCGCGGCTGCCTTCGTGGTGTTCTTCGGCATCGGCCCGATCGAACAGGCGCTGGGCATGTAG
- the hutG gene encoding formimidoylglutamase — protein sequence MDFPALSVDVEPRPWTGRYDGDGEAHRRWWQAVTPAAERTARLSTPGLNAAAPAQRPAVILGFGSDEGVRRNKGRTGAAAAPAAIRSALGPLAYHSERPVADAGDVVVHDGELEAGQARAGLAVAALLDGGRLTLMLGGGHETAYASYLGVAGSRAVRDGQRLGVLNLDAHFDLRDEAAPSSGTPFLQMARAEAAAGRELRYAVVGISEPNNTRALFSTADELGVKYLLDEDCTAGAAEAFVADFLSGIDVLYLTIDLDVLPAAVAPGVSAPAAYGVPLPVISAVCRQVVASGKLLHADVAELNPAFDIDNRTARVAARLVSILLG from the coding sequence ATGGACTTTCCCGCGCTTTCCGTTGACGTTGAACCCCGCCCCTGGACGGGCCGTTACGACGGCGACGGCGAAGCCCACCGCCGGTGGTGGCAGGCCGTAACGCCGGCTGCTGAGCGCACCGCCCGGCTCAGCACTCCCGGCCTGAACGCCGCCGCACCCGCCCAGCGCCCCGCAGTGATCCTTGGCTTCGGCAGTGATGAGGGTGTGCGCCGGAACAAGGGCAGGACCGGAGCCGCGGCCGCCCCGGCTGCCATCCGCAGTGCGCTCGGCCCGCTCGCCTACCATTCGGAGCGGCCCGTCGCCGACGCGGGCGATGTGGTGGTCCACGACGGCGAACTGGAGGCGGGCCAGGCCCGCGCGGGCCTCGCCGTGGCGGCACTGCTCGACGGCGGCCGCCTCACCCTGATGCTCGGCGGCGGCCACGAAACCGCCTACGCGAGCTACCTCGGCGTGGCAGGGTCCCGGGCGGTCCGTGACGGCCAGCGGCTGGGCGTGCTCAACCTCGACGCCCACTTCGACCTCCGGGACGAGGCGGCCCCCAGTTCGGGAACGCCGTTCCTCCAGATGGCCCGCGCCGAAGCCGCCGCGGGACGCGAACTCAGGTACGCCGTCGTCGGAATTTCCGAACCCAACAACACACGGGCGCTGTTCAGCACCGCCGATGAGTTGGGAGTGAAGTACCTGCTGGATGAGGACTGCACCGCCGGCGCGGCCGAGGCTTTCGTGGCGGATTTCCTCAGCGGGATCGACGTCCTGTACCTGACCATCGACCTGGACGTGCTGCCGGCCGCCGTGGCTCCCGGCGTCAGCGCCCCGGCCGCGTACGGTGTTCCGCTGCCGGTGATCAGTGCCGTCTGCCGCCAGGTGGTGGCCAGCGGCAAACTCCTGCACGCGGACGTGGCCGAACTGAACCCGGCTTTCGACATCGACAACCGGACCGCCCGGGTGGCCGCGCGGCTGGTCAGCATCCTGCTGGGCTGA
- a CDS encoding transglycosylase domain-containing protein, which yields MAGRRLVSRLALALAKLLGFVLVSCLCGVLVASFLVPGAALAGTSVSRSISYFNSLPTELAVPAPSQTTRMLTADGKLIATFYSENRVRVPLKQMSPFIRKAVVAIEDSRFYEHGGVDTQGVLRALTSNLTRGDRQGASTLTQQYVTNIVNESLISEGREDQVVLSGQKTMGDKLREMRLAMALEKKFTKDQILEGYLNIVFFNRSAYGIEAAAQYFYSVPASRLTLPQSALLAGLVNSPSFYDPVTNPKNSLKRRNQVLGEMLKQKMITKKQHDAAVASGVGLKVRPSRQGCAAATMAPYFCDYVTHLFLNNPAYGADTEAREKRLFRGGLTITTTLDSRLQAKAQAQVNATAGANPDKWGASLVTVQPGTGRVLAMAQNTVYLPQPGKFDTQLNFNVDAKDVNGNDLNGAGGFQPGSTMKPFTFAEWLHQGKTMSTVLDASKREYPLGFRWRDSCGKVAGGYSTKQRRAGLDAADDLQNASEGYYRKMPADYGLYNSINTATFAEAAQLDFCGIQNMVNAVGLRSGLDGTPVNMHQLGNLLGGTEVAPLTMANAFATFAADGRYCVPVALAGVADMAGKKLPAAAQECSDTVEKNVVRGVNKALQDMLNKGSGIYINPKVQKSVPVAAKTGTNNSNGATWVLGYTTGLATASFFGDALQGQQRPGRNLTINGKFYDRIDGYMIAGPQWANYMLQVARLYPAAAFPKPPASIISKPAAKPKAPARPTPKPKPRPKPKG from the coding sequence ATGGCAGGCAGAAGGTTGGTATCCCGGTTGGCTCTCGCACTGGCAAAGTTGCTGGGGTTTGTGTTGGTCAGCTGCCTCTGCGGGGTCCTCGTGGCCAGCTTCCTGGTGCCCGGGGCCGCCCTCGCCGGAACCTCGGTCAGCAGGTCGATTTCCTACTTCAACAGCCTTCCCACCGAACTCGCGGTGCCTGCACCGTCGCAGACCACCCGCATGCTGACGGCGGACGGCAAGCTCATCGCCACGTTCTATTCGGAGAACCGGGTCCGTGTGCCCCTGAAGCAGATGTCCCCGTTCATCCGGAAGGCCGTAGTCGCCATCGAAGACAGCCGCTTCTATGAGCACGGCGGCGTGGACACGCAGGGCGTCCTCCGCGCGCTCACCAGCAACCTGACCCGCGGCGACCGGCAGGGTGCCTCGACCCTCACCCAGCAGTACGTCACCAACATCGTGAACGAGTCCCTGATTTCCGAAGGCCGTGAGGACCAGGTGGTGCTCAGCGGGCAGAAGACCATGGGGGACAAGCTGCGCGAGATGCGGCTCGCGATGGCCCTGGAGAAGAAGTTCACCAAGGACCAGATCCTTGAGGGCTACCTCAACATCGTGTTCTTCAACCGCAGCGCGTACGGCATTGAGGCGGCGGCCCAGTATTTCTACAGCGTTCCGGCGAGCAGGCTCACGCTGCCCCAGTCGGCGCTGCTCGCGGGCCTGGTTAACAGCCCCAGCTTCTACGATCCAGTGACCAACCCCAAGAACTCGCTGAAACGCCGCAACCAGGTCCTCGGCGAGATGCTCAAGCAGAAGATGATCACGAAGAAGCAGCATGACGCCGCCGTGGCCTCCGGCGTCGGGTTGAAGGTGCGTCCTTCGCGGCAGGGGTGCGCCGCTGCCACCATGGCCCCGTACTTCTGTGACTACGTGACCCACTTGTTCCTCAACAACCCGGCCTACGGCGCGGACACCGAAGCCCGCGAAAAGCGGCTCTTCCGCGGCGGGCTGACCATCACCACCACGCTGGACAGCCGGCTGCAGGCGAAGGCGCAGGCGCAGGTCAACGCCACCGCCGGTGCCAACCCGGACAAGTGGGGCGCTTCGCTGGTTACGGTGCAGCCGGGCACCGGCAGGGTCCTGGCGATGGCGCAGAACACGGTCTACTTGCCCCAGCCCGGCAAGTTCGACACCCAGTTGAACTTCAACGTGGACGCCAAGGACGTGAACGGCAACGACCTCAACGGCGCCGGCGGGTTCCAGCCAGGCTCCACCATGAAGCCCTTTACCTTCGCCGAGTGGCTGCACCAGGGCAAGACCATGTCCACGGTGCTGGACGCCTCGAAGCGCGAATACCCGCTGGGGTTCCGATGGCGGGACTCGTGCGGCAAGGTGGCCGGCGGCTACAGCACCAAGCAGCGCCGGGCAGGACTCGACGCGGCTGACGACCTGCAGAACGCCTCGGAGGGCTACTACCGCAAGATGCCGGCCGACTACGGGCTCTACAACTCGATCAACACGGCAACCTTTGCCGAGGCCGCACAGCTGGACTTCTGCGGGATCCAGAACATGGTCAACGCCGTCGGGCTCCGCAGCGGGCTGGACGGGACCCCGGTGAACATGCACCAGCTGGGCAACCTGCTCGGCGGCACCGAGGTGGCCCCGCTGACCATGGCCAACGCCTTCGCCACCTTCGCCGCCGACGGCCGGTACTGCGTGCCGGTGGCCTTGGCCGGCGTGGCGGACATGGCGGGCAAAAAACTTCCGGCGGCGGCCCAGGAATGCAGCGACACCGTGGAGAAGAACGTTGTCCGCGGGGTGAACAAGGCACTCCAGGACATGCTCAACAAGGGCTCCGGCATCTACATCAACCCCAAGGTGCAGAAGAGTGTTCCGGTGGCGGCCAAAACGGGAACCAACAACAGCAACGGAGCCACCTGGGTGCTGGGCTACACCACCGGCCTGGCCACGGCGTCGTTCTTCGGGGACGCCCTGCAGGGCCAGCAGCGCCCGGGCCGGAACCTGACTATCAACGGCAAGTTCTACGACCGGATTGACGGCTACATGATTGCGGGCCCGCAATGGGCGAACTACATGCTTCAGGTGGCGCGGCTCTATCCCGCCGCCGCCTTCCCCAAGCCGCCGGCGTCGATCATCAGCAAGCCTGCGGCGAAGCCCAAGGCGCCCGCCCGGCCTACCCCGAAGCCCAAGCCCAGGCCCAAGCCGAAGGGTTAG
- a CDS encoding cation:proton antiporter yields the protein MFEGASIMFAAAGVAVFVAAILPKALRNAPISMPMVFLGAGAAAFGLLPTLPDPSPVQHHELTLHLTEVCVIISLMGAGLALDRSVGRRNWATTWRMLGVAMPLCMLGLTLLGLWLLGLGLAAALLVAAALAPTDPVLASEVQVGEPADEEEGTDREDEVRFALTSEAGLNDGLAFPFVYLAIAMSLVGTAPPAWFPEWFGVDVLWRIGMGVLLGFGTGKALARLFFSARHDSIRLSNHSEGFVALAATFLAYGVTEMIEGYGFIAVFVCAVTIRAAERTHGYHRILHSYVEQLERLLTVVILVLLGGAIARGLLAGVGWAEVGVALVFLVLVRPLSGWLALARGKTGPRERIAISFFGIRGIGSLYYLAYALGQGSFGDQAQRLWSIVGLVVAMSVVLHGATTAPVMNRLDRLRERRAAEKFGDEGKAPHTPV from the coding sequence GTGTTTGAAGGTGCCAGCATCATGTTCGCCGCGGCGGGCGTAGCCGTCTTTGTCGCCGCCATCTTGCCCAAGGCGCTGCGCAATGCCCCGATCTCTATGCCGATGGTGTTCCTGGGTGCCGGTGCGGCTGCCTTCGGGCTGCTTCCCACCCTCCCGGACCCGAGCCCCGTACAACACCATGAGTTGACACTGCACCTGACCGAGGTCTGTGTGATCATCTCGCTGATGGGAGCCGGGCTGGCGCTGGACCGTTCCGTGGGGCGGCGGAACTGGGCCACCACCTGGCGGATGCTCGGCGTCGCCATGCCCCTGTGCATGCTGGGCCTGACGCTCCTCGGACTCTGGCTGCTGGGCCTGGGACTCGCCGCCGCGCTCCTCGTGGCCGCCGCACTGGCCCCCACCGATCCGGTCCTGGCCTCCGAGGTGCAGGTGGGTGAGCCGGCCGACGAGGAGGAGGGCACCGACCGGGAGGACGAGGTGAGGTTCGCGCTGACCTCAGAGGCGGGACTGAACGACGGGCTGGCCTTTCCCTTTGTGTACCTGGCCATTGCCATGAGCCTTGTGGGGACCGCGCCGCCGGCCTGGTTTCCGGAGTGGTTCGGCGTGGACGTCCTGTGGCGGATCGGCATGGGCGTGCTGCTTGGCTTCGGGACGGGCAAGGCGTTGGCCCGGCTCTTTTTCTCCGCCCGGCACGACAGCATCCGGCTGTCCAACCACTCCGAGGGTTTCGTTGCGCTGGCCGCCACCTTCCTGGCCTACGGCGTCACCGAGATGATCGAGGGCTACGGGTTCATTGCGGTGTTCGTCTGTGCCGTGACCATCAGGGCGGCGGAGCGCACGCACGGCTACCACCGCATCCTTCACTCCTACGTGGAACAGCTTGAGCGGCTCCTGACGGTGGTCATCCTGGTCCTTCTGGGCGGCGCGATCGCGCGGGGCCTGCTGGCTGGCGTCGGCTGGGCCGAGGTGGGCGTGGCACTGGTCTTCCTGGTCCTTGTGCGCCCGCTGTCCGGCTGGCTGGCACTGGCCCGCGGCAAGACCGGTCCCCGGGAGCGGATCGCCATTTCCTTCTTCGGCATCAGGGGCATCGGGTCGCTTTACTACCTTGCCTACGCCTTGGGCCAGGGCAGTTTCGGGGACCAGGCGCAGCGCCTGTGGAGCATCGTCGGACTGGTGGTGGCGATGTCCGTCGTGCTGCACGGGGCCACCACGGCGCCGGTCATGAATCGCCTGGACCGGCTCCGCGAACGCAGGGCAGCCGAGAAATTCGGTGACGAGGGAAAGGCGCCGCACACGCCGGTGTGA
- the hutH gene encoding histidine ammonia-lyase, with translation MTTITHEPLTVTLGASGATPEDVVAVARHDAKVTISQEALDTVAKVRAHIDELAHSDVPAYGISTGFGALANRHIPGELRTQLQKSLIRSHAAGMGPAVEREVVRGIMFLRAKTLASGRTGVRPVVLQTMVDVLNAGITPVVREFGSLGCSGDLAPLSHCALVLMGEGEATGPDGELYGGAGQRTVAELLAAHGIEPVTLAEKEGLALVNGTEGMLGMLLMAIADLRQLLTTADITAALSVEALLGTDQVFLPELHAALRPHPGQAASADNMLRVLSDSAIVASHRVGDSRVQDAYSLRCAPQVAGAVRDTVDHAELVASRELAAAIDNPVVLPDGRVSSNGNFHGAPVAYVLDYLAIAVADLSSIAERRTDRMLDPARSHGLPAFLAADPGVDSGLMIAQYTQAGLVSDNKRLAVPASVDSIPSSAMQEDHVSMGWHAARKLRKAVENLRRVLAIELVTSARAIDMRTQLSGGQLTPGPAGAAVLETLRTVVAGPGADRFLSPELEAADRLVGSGAVRTAAESAVGNLA, from the coding sequence ATGACCACCATTACCCACGAACCGCTCACCGTCACCCTCGGTGCCAGCGGTGCCACGCCCGAGGACGTCGTCGCCGTCGCACGCCACGACGCCAAGGTGACCATCTCCCAGGAAGCCCTGGACACCGTCGCCAAAGTCCGCGCGCACATCGACGAACTGGCCCACAGCGACGTGCCCGCCTACGGCATCTCCACCGGCTTCGGCGCGCTGGCCAACCGCCACATCCCCGGCGAGCTGCGTACCCAGCTGCAGAAATCGCTGATCCGCAGCCACGCCGCCGGCATGGGGCCCGCCGTTGAACGCGAAGTGGTCCGCGGCATCATGTTCCTGCGCGCCAAAACGCTGGCCTCCGGCCGCACCGGCGTCCGGCCCGTGGTGCTGCAGACCATGGTGGACGTGCTCAACGCCGGCATCACCCCGGTGGTCCGCGAGTTCGGTTCGCTGGGCTGCTCCGGCGACCTCGCACCCCTGTCCCACTGCGCCCTGGTCCTCATGGGCGAAGGTGAAGCCACCGGCCCCGACGGCGAACTGTACGGCGGCGCCGGGCAGCGCACGGTCGCCGAACTGCTCGCCGCACACGGCATCGAGCCGGTGACCCTGGCCGAGAAGGAAGGCCTGGCGCTGGTCAACGGCACCGAGGGCATGCTGGGCATGCTCCTGATGGCCATCGCGGACCTGCGGCAGCTGCTCACGACGGCGGATATCACCGCCGCGCTCAGCGTCGAGGCGCTGCTCGGCACGGACCAGGTGTTCCTCCCCGAGCTGCACGCTGCCCTCCGCCCGCACCCGGGTCAGGCAGCCAGCGCCGATAACATGCTCCGGGTCCTGTCCGACTCGGCCATCGTGGCCTCGCACCGCGTGGGCGATTCCCGTGTCCAGGACGCCTACTCCCTGCGCTGCGCACCCCAGGTTGCCGGCGCCGTCCGGGACACGGTTGACCACGCCGAACTGGTGGCTTCCCGTGAACTCGCCGCCGCCATCGACAACCCCGTGGTCCTGCCCGACGGCCGGGTCAGCTCCAACGGCAACTTCCACGGCGCCCCGGTGGCCTACGTGCTCGACTATCTGGCCATCGCCGTCGCGGACCTCAGCTCCATCGCCGAGCGGCGCACGGACCGCATGCTGGACCCGGCCCGCTCGCATGGCCTGCCGGCGTTCCTGGCCGCGGATCCGGGCGTGGACTCGGGCCTCATGATCGCCCAGTACACCCAGGCCGGGCTGGTCTCGGACAACAAGCGGCTCGCGGTTCCCGCGTCCGTGGACTCCATCCCGAGCTCCGCCATGCAGGAGGACCACGTGTCCATGGGCTGGCACGCTGCCCGCAAGCTCCGCAAAGCCGTGGAGAACCTGCGCCGGGTGCTTGCGATCGAACTGGTGACATCGGCCCGGGCGATCGACATGCGCACCCAGCTCTCGGGCGGCCAGCTGACGCCGGGACCTGCCGGGGCGGCTGTCCTCGAAACGCTGCGGACCGTCGTCGCCGGTCCGGGCGCGGACAGGTTCCTGTCACCGGAGCTGGAGGCGGCCGACCGGCTGGTTGGCTCCGGTGCTGTCCGGACGGCGGCCGAATCGGCCGTCGGCAATCTCGCCTGA